A section of the Pimelobacter simplex genome encodes:
- a CDS encoding 2-oxo acid dehydrogenase subunit E2 — protein MEIKVPDIGDFTDVPVIEVLVEPGSVVRAEDPLITLETDKATMEVPAPFDGTIVSLSVAVGDNVSQGSVIAIAEVAAAEAAPEPAPEPAPAAAPEPVAAPAAEAVVPEAAEPTGGLRATPLVRRLARELEVDLTAVRGSGPQGRVTKQDLLAHHAQTLAPAAGTGSAAGTGIPAVPEVDFAKFGPVRTVPLSRIKRISGPHLHRSWLNVPHVTHADEADITDLDAYRRELDEAARADGYRVTLLSFLLKAAAAALREHPEVNSSLSGENLVLKDYVNIGVAVDTPDGLVVPVVRDVDRKGILELSRDLADLSARARDGKLSGADLQAATFTISSLGGIGGTHFTPIVNAPEVAILGVVRSKTAPVWDGETFVPRLMLPLCLSYDHRVVDGALAARFTAHLAHLVADVRRLVL, from the coding sequence ATGGAGATCAAGGTTCCGGACATCGGGGACTTCACCGACGTCCCCGTCATCGAGGTGCTCGTCGAGCCCGGCAGCGTCGTCCGGGCGGAGGACCCGCTCATCACGCTGGAGACCGACAAGGCCACGATGGAGGTGCCCGCGCCGTTCGACGGGACCATCGTGTCGCTGTCGGTGGCGGTCGGCGACAACGTCAGCCAGGGCAGCGTGATCGCAATCGCCGAGGTGGCGGCCGCGGAGGCCGCCCCCGAGCCCGCCCCCGAGCCGGCCCCCGCTGCCGCCCCTGAGCCCGTCGCGGCACCGGCGGCCGAGGCCGTCGTACCCGAGGCGGCCGAGCCGACCGGTGGCCTCCGCGCCACCCCGCTCGTCCGCCGCCTCGCCCGCGAGCTCGAGGTCGACCTCACCGCCGTCCGCGGCAGCGGCCCCCAGGGCCGGGTCACCAAGCAGGACCTGCTCGCCCACCACGCCCAGACCCTCGCCCCCGCCGCCGGTACCGGCTCCGCGGCCGGCACCGGGATCCCCGCCGTCCCCGAGGTCGACTTCGCCAAGTTCGGCCCGGTCCGGACCGTGCCGCTGTCCCGGATCAAGAGGATCTCCGGCCCCCACCTGCACCGCTCCTGGCTCAACGTCCCCCACGTGACCCACGCGGACGAGGCCGACATCACCGACCTCGACGCCTACCGCCGCGAGCTCGACGAGGCCGCCCGCGCCGACGGCTACCGCGTGACGCTGCTGAGCTTCCTGCTCAAGGCCGCCGCGGCCGCGCTCCGCGAGCACCCCGAGGTCAACAGCTCGCTCTCCGGCGAGAACCTCGTCCTCAAGGACTACGTCAACATCGGCGTCGCCGTCGACACCCCCGACGGCCTCGTGGTGCCCGTCGTGCGCGACGTCGACCGCAAGGGCATCCTCGAGCTCAGCCGCGACCTCGCCGACCTGTCCGCCCGGGCCCGGGACGGCAAGCTGAGCGGCGCCGACCTGCAGGCCGCCACCTTCACCATCAGCAGCCTCGGCGGCATCGGCGGCACCCACTTCACCCCGATCGTCAACGCCCCCGAGGTCGCCATCCTCGGCGTGGTCCGCTCCAAGACCGCTCCGGTCTGGGACGGCGAGACGTTCGTGCCGCGCCTGATGCTCCCGCTGTGCCTGTCCTACGACCACCGGGTCGTCGACGGGGCGCTCGCGGCACGGTTCACCGCGCACCTCGCGCACCTGGTGGCCGACGTACGGCGTCTGGTGCTCTGA